Proteins found in one Amycolatopsis umgeniensis genomic segment:
- a CDS encoding N-acetylmuramic acid 6-phosphate etherase: MMTVPRQVVHVDSPTEQRNPRTTDIDLMSTMGILGAINAEDRRVPEAVAAVLPQVARAVDFAVEALRSGHRVHYFGAGTSGRLATLDAAELVPTFNVPSDWFIAHHAGGARALRQAVEDAEDNAKAGAAEVAETVAPGDFVLGLTASGRTPYVLGALAAASRRGARTALVSGNPAAVTPPGVDVLIAVDTGPEAIAGSTRMKAGTAQKIILTAFSTATMIKLGRTYSNLMVSMRATNAKLRGRTIRILREATGMSMADCSDALTEADGDLKVALVHLLSGEDVANAAKALTASDGHVRKALDSLRVRAS; the protein is encoded by the coding sequence ATGATGACCGTCCCACGCCAGGTGGTGCACGTCGATTCGCCAACCGAACAGCGCAATCCACGGACGACCGACATCGACCTGATGTCGACCATGGGCATCCTCGGCGCGATCAACGCCGAGGACCGCCGGGTCCCCGAAGCCGTCGCCGCGGTGCTGCCGCAGGTGGCGCGGGCTGTCGACTTCGCCGTGGAGGCGCTGCGGTCGGGACACCGCGTGCACTACTTCGGGGCCGGTACCTCCGGCAGGCTGGCGACGTTGGACGCCGCGGAACTCGTTCCGACGTTCAACGTGCCCTCCGACTGGTTCATCGCGCATCACGCGGGCGGCGCGCGCGCTCTGCGCCAAGCCGTCGAAGACGCCGAGGACAACGCGAAGGCCGGAGCCGCCGAAGTGGCCGAGACCGTCGCGCCCGGCGACTTCGTGCTCGGGCTGACGGCTTCCGGCCGGACGCCCTACGTTCTCGGCGCGCTGGCCGCGGCCAGCCGTCGCGGCGCCCGGACCGCTTTGGTTTCGGGCAATCCGGCCGCGGTGACGCCGCCCGGTGTCGATGTCCTCATCGCGGTGGACACCGGCCCCGAGGCGATCGCCGGGTCGACCCGGATGAAGGCGGGCACGGCCCAGAAGATCATCCTCACCGCGTTTTCCACCGCGACGATGATCAAACTCGGCCGGACCTACTCGAACCTGATGGTCAGCATGCGCGCGACCAACGCGAAGCTGCGCGGACGGACCATCAGGATCCTGCGCGAGGCCACCGGGATGAGCATGGCGGACTGTTCCGACGCGCTCACCGAGGCCGACGGTGACCTCAAGGTCGCGTTGGTCCATCTGCTGTCCGGCGAGGACGTCGCGAACGCGGCGAAGGCGCTGACGGCCAGCGATGGCCACGTACGCAAGGCTCTCGACTCCCTGCGGGTGCGCGCGAGCTGA
- a CDS encoding HAD-IB family hydrolase yields the protein MAQPSTTPSPVAAFFDLDKTIIASSSALAFSKPLLREGLINRRAALRSAYAQLVFSLAGADAAKTERMRAEVSALCTGWDVAQVSAIVRETLHDVVDPLVYAEAAELISSHRADGHDVVVLSATGEEVVAPVAEMLGATRSVATRMQIVDGRYSGEVDFYCYGENKAIAAKELAATYGYDLTQCHAYTDSSTDIPLLEAVGRPHAVNPDRVLRKHATEQGWDILAFDHPMSLRTRIPAKSAGLVALGAVAAGATWYGYNRRKRTR from the coding sequence GTGGCCCAACCCAGCACGACACCGAGCCCGGTCGCGGCGTTCTTCGATCTCGACAAGACGATCATCGCGTCCTCGAGCGCGCTGGCCTTCAGCAAGCCGCTTTTGCGCGAAGGCCTGATCAATCGGCGAGCCGCGCTTCGCAGCGCGTACGCCCAGCTCGTCTTCTCGCTCGCGGGCGCGGACGCGGCGAAGACCGAGCGGATGCGGGCCGAGGTTTCCGCGCTGTGCACCGGATGGGACGTCGCGCAGGTGTCGGCGATCGTCCGCGAAACGCTGCACGACGTCGTCGACCCGCTCGTCTACGCGGAGGCGGCGGAACTGATCTCCTCGCATCGCGCGGACGGCCACGACGTCGTGGTGCTGTCGGCGACCGGTGAAGAGGTCGTCGCCCCGGTCGCCGAAATGCTCGGCGCGACGCGCAGCGTGGCCACCCGGATGCAGATCGTGGACGGCCGCTACTCGGGCGAAGTCGATTTCTATTGCTACGGCGAGAACAAGGCCATCGCCGCGAAGGAACTCGCGGCCACCTACGGCTACGACCTCACCCAGTGCCACGCGTACACCGACTCGAGCACCGACATCCCGCTCCTCGAGGCGGTCGGACGTCCCCACGCCGTCAACCCCGACCGCGTCCTGCGCAAGCACGCGACCGAACAGGGCTGGGACATCCTCGCGTTCGATCACCCGATGTCACTGCGGACGAGGATCCCGGCCAAGTCGGCGGGCCTGGTCGCGCTCGGCGCCGTCGCCGCGGGTGCCACCTGGTACGGCTACAACCGGCGCAAACGCACTCGCTGA
- the ssd gene encoding septum site-determining protein Ssd — protein MIEEHPLVVAGDDTLLDEILRVAAAAGCEVERAPDLDAARGRWARAPLVVLDEEAASAPNRLLRRNKVLLVCKGAPTPVTWERAFNTGSEKVLSLPDEEGDLIGAFADVVDGPARDDGLVIGIIGGRGGAGASVLAAAVAYRAEKSGSGGLLVDCDPLGGGIDVLLAAERDRGPRWPELDLGGRVSMTALSEALPRKRYATGSLSFVSYGREGRGPEPDAIEGVLCAGRRAGRTVVCDLPRYFGAETSTVVGLADLVVVVVPAELRACAAAKQVLARLEPHATRIGVAVRGPSPAGLIPREIADAVGVPLITSMGRERSLSTALDRGEFVLRHRGHLATAAAEVLAAARGNLAGALR, from the coding sequence ATGATCGAGGAACACCCGCTCGTCGTCGCCGGAGACGACACCCTGCTCGACGAGATCCTGCGCGTGGCGGCCGCCGCGGGCTGCGAGGTCGAACGCGCGCCCGATCTGGACGCCGCCAGGGGGAGATGGGCACGCGCGCCGCTCGTGGTGCTCGACGAAGAAGCCGCGAGCGCGCCGAACCGCCTGCTGCGGCGGAACAAGGTCCTGCTCGTCTGCAAGGGCGCGCCCACACCGGTGACGTGGGAACGCGCTTTCAACACCGGTTCGGAGAAGGTCCTTTCGCTGCCGGACGAGGAAGGAGACCTCATCGGCGCGTTCGCCGACGTCGTCGACGGGCCCGCCCGTGACGACGGCCTCGTCATCGGGATCATCGGCGGACGGGGCGGGGCCGGGGCCTCCGTACTGGCGGCCGCCGTCGCGTACCGGGCGGAGAAGTCCGGGAGCGGCGGGCTGCTCGTCGACTGCGATCCGCTCGGCGGCGGTATCGACGTCCTCCTCGCCGCCGAACGCGATCGCGGGCCGCGCTGGCCGGAGCTCGACCTCGGCGGCAGGGTGTCCATGACGGCGTTGAGCGAAGCCCTGCCGCGGAAAAGGTACGCGACGGGCTCACTGTCCTTTGTGTCCTACGGCAGGGAAGGACGAGGTCCCGAGCCGGACGCGATCGAGGGCGTGTTGTGCGCCGGAAGGCGAGCGGGGCGGACGGTCGTCTGCGATCTGCCGAGGTATTTCGGCGCCGAAACGTCCACCGTCGTCGGGCTGGCCGATCTGGTCGTGGTCGTCGTCCCCGCGGAACTCCGTGCCTGCGCGGCGGCGAAACAGGTCCTCGCCAGGCTCGAACCCCACGCGACCCGGATCGGTGTCGCGGTCCGGGGGCCGTCGCCCGCCGGGTTGATCCCGCGAGAGATCGCCGACGCCGTGGGAGTCCCGCTCATCACGTCGATGGGCCGCGAGCGGTCCCTGTCGACAGCCCTCGACCGCGGCGAGTTCGTCCTGCGGCATCGCGGGCACCTGGCCACGGCCGCCGCCGAAGTTCTCGCCGCCGCGCGTGGAAATCTGGCGGGTGCCTTGCGATGA
- a CDS encoding TadA family conjugal transfer-associated ATPase has translation MTDDLVERVRRRLAGSAVPADPVSVARAVRAEAGGALGQEAVLGAVRLARDEFVGAGPLAPLLGMPGITDVLVTAPDEVWVDAGKGPQKTDIRFVDEEAVRRLAQRLALAGGRRLDDAQPFTDCWLPGVGPRGRVRLHAILPPLAPAGTSLSLRVLRPATHDLAELRSRGMFGTSGADLLDSVIRRRLAFLVSGGTGAGKTTLLSALLGAVPPAERIVCVEDAGELQPDHPQFVSLIARPANVEGAGEIGLGELVRQALRMRPDRLVVGEVRGGEVCALLNAMNTGHDGGACTLHANSPSDVPARMEALAALGGLKRDALHSQLTAAVRVVLHMRRLPSGIRRLDEVGVVRSLRGEANVVPVWSKGHWIGDETPFEEMAA, from the coding sequence ATGACCGACGATCTGGTCGAGCGGGTCCGGCGGCGGCTGGCCGGATCGGCCGTCCCGGCGGATCCGGTGAGCGTGGCGCGGGCGGTCCGCGCCGAAGCCGGTGGCGCGCTCGGTCAGGAGGCCGTCCTCGGGGCGGTCCGGCTGGCCCGCGACGAGTTCGTCGGCGCGGGTCCGCTCGCGCCGCTTCTCGGGATGCCCGGCATCACCGACGTTCTCGTCACCGCTCCGGACGAGGTCTGGGTCGACGCAGGCAAAGGCCCTCAAAAGACAGATATCCGTTTCGTGGACGAGGAAGCCGTCCGCAGGCTCGCCCAGCGTCTCGCTCTCGCCGGCGGGCGGCGGCTGGACGACGCGCAGCCGTTCACCGACTGCTGGCTGCCAGGAGTGGGACCGCGGGGCCGGGTCCGGCTGCACGCGATCCTCCCGCCGCTGGCGCCCGCCGGAACCTCCCTCTCGCTCCGCGTCCTGCGGCCGGCCACCCATGACCTCGCGGAGTTGCGTTCGCGCGGGATGTTCGGCACCAGCGGCGCGGACCTGCTCGACTCGGTCATCCGGCGACGGCTCGCGTTCCTGGTGTCCGGCGGGACCGGAGCGGGCAAGACGACCTTGCTGTCCGCGTTGCTCGGCGCGGTTCCCCCGGCCGAACGCATCGTCTGCGTCGAGGACGCCGGCGAACTGCAACCGGACCATCCGCAGTTCGTCAGCCTGATCGCCCGTCCGGCCAACGTCGAAGGCGCGGGCGAGATCGGGCTCGGCGAACTGGTGCGGCAGGCGTTGCGCATGCGCCCGGACCGCCTGGTCGTCGGCGAAGTACGCGGCGGCGAGGTCTGCGCGCTGCTCAACGCGATGAACACCGGGCACGACGGCGGGGCCTGCACCCTGCACGCCAATTCGCCGTCGGACGTACCGGCGCGGATGGAGGCGCTGGCCGCGCTCGGCGGACTGAAACGGGACGCGCTGCACAGCCAGCTGACGGCGGCGGTGCGGGTGGTCCTGCACATGCGCCGTTTGCCGAGCGGGATCCGGCGGCTGGACGAGGTCGGCGTGGTGCGTTCACTGCGAGGTGAGGCCAACGTCGTCCCGGTCTGGAGCAAGGGCCACTGGATCGGCGACGAGACGCCCTTCGAGGAGATGGCGGCATGA
- a CDS encoding exo-beta-N-acetylmuramidase NamZ domain-containing protein yields MTLNRRHLLAAGALAVPALTAGSSVAQAGPETPAESESKGPSLTRTGADVLAARGWAALSGRKLGVLSNPTGVLASGDHIVDSMVAAGVRPLAAFGPEHGFRGSAQAGGSEGDYTDPRTGVPVYDAYGADATKLAGMFTKAGVDTVVFDIADVGARFYTYIWSLYTAMVAAAKVGAAVVVLDRPNPLGGKAAGPMLDPAYASGVGRKPIVQQHGMTVGELARYFAAEFLPAEGVTPGKLEIVEVRDWRRDQLFDRTGLTWVPPSPNMPTPDTALVYPGTGMFEGTVFSEGRGTTRPFEIIGAPGLDWRWREKLGELRLPGVKFREAYFVPTFGKFVNEPCGGVQVTITDPRAFDAIRTAVTMFVTAKQVHPDKFEWRPDNFLDKLSGSDRLRTMIDKGAGVDEIVGSWQAELAEFDRKRRRHLLYR; encoded by the coding sequence GTGACGCTCAATCGCCGCCACCTCCTCGCCGCCGGGGCGCTCGCGGTCCCCGCGCTGACGGCCGGATCCTCGGTCGCGCAGGCCGGGCCCGAGACTCCGGCGGAAAGCGAGAGCAAAGGTCCCTCGCTCACCCGGACCGGAGCGGACGTGCTCGCCGCCCGCGGCTGGGCGGCGCTGTCCGGCCGCAAGCTCGGCGTGCTGTCGAATCCGACGGGTGTCCTGGCGAGCGGTGACCACATCGTCGATTCGATGGTCGCCGCCGGCGTCCGGCCGCTCGCCGCTTTCGGGCCGGAACACGGCTTCCGCGGCAGTGCGCAAGCGGGCGGTTCCGAAGGCGACTACACCGACCCTCGCACCGGCGTCCCCGTGTACGACGCGTACGGCGCCGACGCGACGAAGCTCGCCGGGATGTTCACGAAGGCGGGCGTCGACACCGTCGTCTTCGACATCGCCGACGTCGGCGCGCGGTTCTACACCTACATCTGGTCGCTCTACACGGCGATGGTCGCGGCGGCGAAGGTCGGCGCGGCGGTGGTCGTGCTGGACCGGCCGAACCCGCTGGGCGGCAAGGCCGCCGGGCCCATGCTGGACCCGGCGTACGCCTCAGGTGTCGGGCGGAAGCCGATCGTGCAGCAGCACGGCATGACCGTCGGGGAACTCGCGCGGTACTTCGCCGCCGAGTTCCTGCCCGCCGAAGGGGTCACGCCGGGCAAGCTCGAGATCGTCGAAGTGCGTGACTGGCGGCGTGATCAGCTCTTCGACCGCACCGGCCTCACCTGGGTCCCGCCGAGCCCGAACATGCCGACGCCGGACACCGCGCTCGTCTATCCCGGCACCGGGATGTTCGAGGGCACCGTGTTCTCCGAAGGCCGTGGCACCACCAGGCCGTTCGAGATCATCGGCGCGCCGGGCCTCGACTGGCGCTGGCGCGAGAAGCTCGGCGAACTGCGGCTTCCCGGGGTGAAGTTCCGTGAGGCGTACTTCGTGCCGACGTTCGGCAAGTTCGTCAACGAGCCTTGCGGCGGCGTGCAGGTGACGATCACGGATCCGCGGGCCTTCGACGCCATCCGCACCGCGGTCACCATGTTCGTCACCGCGAAACAGGTGCACCCGGACAAGTTCGAGTGGCGGCCCGACAACTTCCTCGACAAGCTCTCGGGCTCGGACAGGTTGCGCACGATGATCGACAAGGGTGCCGGAGTGGACGAGATCGTCGGGTCGTGGCAGGCCGAACTGGCCGAGTTCGACCGGAAACGCCGTCGCCATCTCCTTTACCGCTGA
- a CDS encoding glycoside hydrolase family 3 N-terminal domain-containing protein, with translation MTTRTAHARHRRIHALAVPLAGLLTLAIAGVPAAAQPVTADAEAQRTLRGLTLEQKVGQLFVTWVNGKSADEVNAKNKADFGVDTPAQVIEKYHLGGVIYFNNDSRDNFDDPVQVAKLSNGLQRAAIRSGAHIPLQIATDQEGGTVTRMGAPATELPNAMAISAGRDTTAAQEAARILGHELRAVGINQDFAPDADVNSNPANPVIGVRSFSGRPELASQFVGAQVKGFQDSGRRSETVSAAAKHFPGHGDAATDSHLELPRIDRTEASWRETDVPPFKAAIKAGIDSIMSAHIQFPSLDPSGEPATLSKPILTGKLRGELGYRGVVITDSLSMDAVREMHTDAEIPVLALKAGIDQLLMPVNLEVAINSVLDAVRKGELTERRIDESVLRVLKLKLNRGILTSPFVDPAKVASKVGTPANLATAQGIADRSVTAIRNDGGVLPLAQQPAKTLVTGWGVSTTTALASKLTAHGTQATALQTGQTPTDAQIAQSVAAAKNVDLVVVLTNNVGTYPLQGKLLQALTDTGKPVVAVAAQIPYDAGYENPVKTWLATYGYITPSIEALAKVILGKVKPQGKLPVDVPAGKDVGTVKYPFGHGLTW, from the coding sequence GTGACGACCCGAACCGCGCACGCCCGTCATCGGAGGATCCATGCGCTCGCCGTGCCCCTCGCGGGTCTGCTCACCCTCGCGATCGCGGGCGTTCCGGCCGCGGCGCAGCCGGTGACCGCGGACGCGGAGGCCCAGCGGACGCTGCGCGGGCTGACTCTGGAGCAGAAGGTAGGCCAGCTGTTCGTCACGTGGGTGAACGGCAAGTCCGCCGACGAGGTCAACGCCAAGAACAAGGCCGACTTCGGCGTGGACACCCCCGCGCAGGTGATCGAGAAGTACCACCTGGGCGGCGTCATCTACTTCAACAACGACAGCCGGGACAACTTCGACGACCCGGTCCAGGTCGCCAAGCTGTCGAACGGGCTCCAGCGGGCCGCCATCCGCAGCGGCGCGCACATCCCGTTGCAGATCGCGACCGACCAGGAAGGCGGCACGGTCACCCGCATGGGTGCCCCCGCCACCGAGCTGCCGAACGCGATGGCGATCTCGGCGGGCCGTGACACCACGGCCGCGCAGGAGGCGGCCCGGATCCTCGGGCACGAACTGCGGGCCGTCGGCATCAACCAGGACTTCGCCCCCGACGCCGACGTCAACTCCAACCCGGCGAACCCGGTGATCGGCGTCCGCTCCTTCTCCGGCCGCCCGGAGCTGGCGAGCCAGTTCGTCGGCGCGCAGGTCAAGGGCTTCCAGGACTCCGGACGGCGCTCCGAGACGGTGTCCGCCGCCGCGAAGCACTTCCCCGGCCACGGCGACGCGGCCACGGACAGTCACCTCGAACTGCCCAGGATCGACCGGACCGAAGCCAGCTGGCGCGAGACGGACGTGCCGCCGTTCAAGGCCGCCATCAAGGCGGGCATCGACTCGATCATGAGCGCGCACATCCAGTTCCCCAGCCTCGACCCGTCGGGCGAGCCCGCCACGCTGTCGAAGCCGATCCTCACCGGCAAACTGCGCGGTGAGCTGGGCTATCGCGGTGTCGTCATCACGGACTCGCTCTCGATGGACGCGGTGCGCGAGATGCACACCGACGCGGAGATCCCGGTGCTCGCGCTCAAGGCGGGCATCGATCAGCTGCTCATGCCGGTGAACCTCGAAGTCGCGATCAACTCGGTGCTCGACGCTGTCCGCAAGGGTGAGCTGACGGAGCGGCGCATCGACGAAAGCGTCCTGCGGGTGCTCAAGCTCAAGCTGAACCGGGGCATCCTGACCTCGCCGTTCGTCGACCCGGCGAAGGTCGCTTCGAAGGTCGGCACCCCGGCCAACCTCGCGACCGCGCAGGGCATCGCCGACCGGTCGGTCACCGCGATCCGCAACGACGGCGGGGTCCTCCCGCTCGCGCAGCAGCCCGCGAAGACCCTCGTGACGGGTTGGGGCGTCAGCACGACGACCGCGCTGGCGTCGAAGCTCACCGCGCACGGAACTCAGGCGACGGCACTGCAGACCGGCCAGACCCCGACAGACGCGCAGATCGCGCAGTCCGTCGCGGCGGCGAAGAACGTCGACCTCGTCGTGGTGCTGACCAACAACGTCGGCACGTATCCGTTGCAGGGCAAGCTGTTGCAGGCCCTGACCGACACCGGGAAGCCTGTCGTCGCGGTCGCCGCGCAGATCCCCTACGACGCCGGCTACGAGAACCCGGTCAAGACGTGGCTCGCGACGTACGGCTACATCACGCCGTCGATCGAGGCGCTGGCCAAGGTGATCCTCGGGAAGGTGAAGCCGCAGGGCAAGCTGCCGGTGGACGTTCCCGCGGGCAAGGACGTGGGCACGGTGAAGTACCCCTTCGGCCATGGGCTGACCTGGTGA
- a CDS encoding serine hydrolase yields MRSRSRAEPRRHRARKILIAAASVLVAATTLSTAGAQAIPGTGQQEDRAAGRFDKPRGGFAPASTVLRDGAPADVGLDPEPIKAAERFVDSWTKPDATGHPHFSGAVGLLAHDGVVVERQAVGGAVRYADANGTELPPEQQVPMRADTIFDMASISKLFTSIAVMQLAETGKLDISAPVVRYLPEFGVNGKEAVTVQQLLTHVSGFAATPLPSLWEGYPDIPSRRKAILDSPLKNPPGSTYLYSDINLLTLGLLVEKLAGAPLDKVVQDRIAAPLGLADTGYNPPVSKLARVAATEYAVKPPRGLVRGEVHDENAWSLGGVAGHAGVFSTAGDMAVLAQTILNGGAYRGQRILRPETVQSMLTNYNHKFPDNSHGLGFELDQPWYMGALSAPSTAGHTGFTGTSLVIDPLSRSFAILLTNRVHPTRNWGSINLARETWASSLAKAMAVRPAHGRDAWFSGAGDVSTATLTTPPLRTRGGPLKVSFDAFVDTEGPSDSLFLEISTDGGATWKSITLRASGPGAPAGDLAGLGGHGHRAWWRAAAEVSQSSQITLRWRYTTDARYTGRGISLDGVKVTERGRILLDSEHNPPTFAATGWKLSAR; encoded by the coding sequence ATGCGATCGCGGTCGCGCGCGGAGCCGCGTCGACACCGTGCTAGGAAGATCCTGATCGCGGCTGCTTCCGTGCTGGTCGCGGCGACCACGCTGTCGACGGCGGGAGCACAGGCGATTCCGGGTACCGGACAACAGGAAGACCGCGCGGCGGGCCGGTTCGACAAGCCGCGCGGAGGTTTCGCGCCCGCGTCCACCGTCCTGCGTGACGGTGCGCCCGCGGACGTCGGCCTCGACCCGGAGCCGATCAAGGCGGCCGAGCGGTTCGTCGACAGCTGGACGAAGCCGGACGCCACCGGGCATCCGCACTTCTCCGGCGCTGTCGGCCTGCTCGCGCACGACGGCGTGGTCGTCGAGCGCCAAGCCGTCGGCGGAGCCGTCCGTTACGCCGACGCGAATGGCACAGAACTGCCGCCGGAGCAGCAGGTGCCGATGCGTGCGGACACCATCTTCGACATGGCCTCGATCTCGAAGCTGTTCACCTCCATCGCGGTGATGCAACTGGCCGAGACGGGCAAGCTGGACATCTCCGCGCCGGTGGTGCGGTACCTGCCGGAGTTCGGGGTGAACGGCAAGGAAGCCGTCACCGTCCAGCAGCTGCTCACCCACGTTTCGGGCTTCGCCGCGACACCGCTCCCGTCGCTGTGGGAGGGCTATCCGGACATCCCGTCGCGCCGGAAGGCCATCCTCGACAGCCCGCTGAAGAACCCGCCGGGCAGTACGTACCTTTACTCCGACATCAACCTGCTGACACTCGGCCTCCTGGTCGAGAAGCTGGCGGGAGCGCCGTTGGACAAGGTGGTCCAAGACCGCATCGCGGCTCCGCTGGGCCTGGCCGACACGGGGTACAACCCTCCGGTGTCGAAACTCGCCAGGGTCGCGGCGACCGAGTACGCCGTGAAACCGCCGCGTGGCCTCGTCCGCGGCGAGGTCCACGACGAGAACGCCTGGTCTCTGGGCGGCGTCGCCGGGCACGCGGGCGTGTTCTCCACGGCGGGTGACATGGCCGTGCTGGCGCAGACGATCCTCAATGGCGGCGCGTACCGCGGCCAGCGGATCCTGCGGCCGGAGACCGTGCAATCGATGCTGACGAACTACAACCACAAGTTCCCCGACAACTCCCACGGGCTCGGTTTCGAACTGGACCAGCCCTGGTACATGGGCGCGCTGTCCGCGCCCTCGACCGCCGGGCACACCGGGTTCACCGGGACCTCGCTGGTGATCGACCCGCTGTCGAGGTCGTTCGCGATCCTGCTCACCAACCGCGTGCACCCGACGCGGAACTGGGGCTCGATCAACCTCGCCAGGGAAACGTGGGCGAGCTCGCTCGCGAAGGCGATGGCCGTCCGTCCCGCGCACGGCCGTGACGCGTGGTTCAGCGGCGCCGGGGACGTCTCCACGGCCACGCTCACGACACCGCCCCTGCGGACCCGTGGCGGCCCGCTGAAGGTCTCCTTCGACGCCTTCGTGGACACCGAAGGACCCTCTGATTCGCTTTTCCTGGAAATAAGTACCGACGGTGGCGCCACCTGGAAATCGATTACTCTGCGTGCGAGTGGCCCCGGAGCCCCCGCCGGAGACCTGGCAGGCCTCGGCGGGCACGGACACCGGGCTTGGTGGCGGGCCGCGGCCGAGGTGTCGCAAAGCTCACAAATCACCCTCCGCTGGCGTTACACGACCGATGCCCGTTACACGGGACGCGGAATTTCCTTGGACGGTGTGAAAGTCACTGAACGCGGCCGGATACTGCTGGACAGTGAGCATAATCCCCCTACTTTCGCAGCTACCGGATGGAAGTTGAGCGCTAGGTAG
- a CDS encoding MurR/RpiR family transcriptional regulator — MGDTESVIAVAPSESVPAQPTRDADASPLVRIRSLLPGLARAEQRVAKVVLDDPAQVARRSITEVALAANTSETTVTRFCKAVGVGGYPQLRIALAADTARSEARSSRNLGGEIGPEDDLAAVIGKVSFADARAVEETADQLDVPSLQRVIDIVAGAGRVDVYGVGASAFVAADLQQKLHRIGRVSFAWSDTHIMLTSAAVLSPGDVAIGISHTGATTDTVEALRVAREHGAITVAVTNFPRSPITEVADHVLTTAARETTFRSGATASRIAQLTVIDCLFIGVAQRHMDASVNALDATRDAVGSHRLGVRPDGRRRPRETGK; from the coding sequence GTGGGCGATACCGAATCCGTGATCGCGGTCGCACCGTCCGAGTCCGTGCCGGCCCAGCCGACACGGGACGCTGACGCGAGCCCGCTCGTGCGGATCCGCTCCCTCCTGCCCGGGCTCGCCCGGGCCGAACAGCGCGTCGCGAAGGTCGTCCTCGACGACCCCGCGCAGGTCGCGCGGCGCAGCATCACCGAGGTCGCCCTCGCGGCCAACACCAGCGAGACCACCGTCACGCGGTTCTGCAAGGCCGTGGGCGTCGGTGGATATCCGCAGCTCAGGATCGCTTTGGCGGCCGACACCGCCAGGTCCGAGGCGCGGTCGAGCCGCAACCTCGGCGGCGAGATCGGCCCGGAGGACGACCTGGCCGCGGTGATCGGCAAGGTCAGCTTCGCGGACGCTCGCGCCGTGGAGGAGACCGCCGATCAGCTCGACGTCCCCTCGCTACAGCGCGTGATCGACATCGTGGCGGGTGCGGGCCGCGTGGACGTCTACGGCGTCGGCGCGAGCGCGTTCGTGGCCGCCGATCTGCAGCAGAAGCTGCACCGCATCGGCCGGGTCAGCTTCGCCTGGTCCGACACGCACATCATGCTGACCTCGGCCGCCGTGCTGAGCCCCGGAGACGTCGCCATCGGCATCTCCCACACGGGCGCGACCACGGACACCGTCGAGGCGCTGCGCGTGGCCCGTGAGCACGGCGCGATCACCGTCGCCGTGACGAACTTCCCGCGTTCGCCGATCACCGAGGTCGCCGACCACGTGCTGACCACGGCCGCGCGGGAAACGACGTTCCGCTCGGGTGCGACAGCCAGTCGCATCGCGCAGCTGACCGTCATCGACTGCCTGTTCATCGGTGTCGCGCAGCGGCACATGGACGCGTCGGTCAACGCGCTCGACGCGACCAGGGACGCGGTGGGTTCGCACCGGCTGGGTGTTCGGCCCGACGGCAGGCGACGGCCGCGGGAAACCGGCAAATGA